One window of Deltaproteobacteria bacterium genomic DNA carries:
- a CDS encoding 2-oxoacid:acceptor oxidoreductase subunit alpha, giving the protein MRPAVLTGEHFMTGDVACAEGALAAGCRFFGGYPITPATEIAEHISGRLPEVGGTFIQMEDEIAAIGSVIGASCAGVKSMTATSGPGFSLMMENLGLAICTETPCVLVNVQRAGPSTGLPTQGAQGDMMQARWGSHGHYEIIALAPSSPQEIFYQTIDAFNLSETYRIPVLIMTDEMIGHLSERVVIPDAKTIRTVSRPRPKGRKNRFNPYEPGPDGIAPMASAGEGYHIHVTGLTHDQRGYPVMTVEAQEWMMDQLVGKIQRNLDDIIRTEAYRIEDADIVIVSYGVSARTALAAVDEAREQGIKAGLLRLITVWPFPEARIRELAKRIKGFVTVELNLGQIHLEVERCAAGKVPSFLVGHPGGTIIPPERVIEALKDLF; this is encoded by the coding sequence ATGAGACCGGCCGTCCTCACAGGCGAGCATTTCATGACCGGCGATGTAGCCTGCGCTGAGGGGGCTCTGGCCGCCGGCTGCCGGTTTTTCGGCGGATACCCGATCACCCCTGCCACGGAGATCGCCGAGCATATTTCGGGAAGGCTGCCGGAGGTGGGGGGAACTTTCATCCAGATGGAAGACGAGATCGCCGCCATCGGCTCTGTCATTGGGGCCTCCTGTGCGGGCGTCAAGAGCATGACCGCCACTTCGGGCCCCGGCTTCAGCCTCATGATGGAAAATCTGGGCCTGGCGATCTGTACGGAAACCCCGTGTGTTCTGGTCAATGTCCAACGGGCCGGGCCTTCCACTGGCCTTCCCACCCAGGGGGCCCAGGGGGATATGATGCAGGCCCGGTGGGGGTCCCACGGCCATTATGAGATCATCGCGCTGGCACCGTCCTCTCCCCAGGAAATCTTTTATCAGACGATCGATGCATTTAACCTGAGCGAGACCTACCGGATCCCCGTCCTGATTATGACCGATGAGATGATCGGTCACCTGAGCGAACGGGTGGTCATACCGGATGCGAAAACCATCCGGACGGTCTCAAGGCCCCGTCCAAAAGGGAGAAAGAACCGTTTCAATCCCTACGAACCGGGCCCCGACGGCATCGCCCCCATGGCCTCTGCGGGCGAGGGATATCATATTCATGTCACAGGGCTTACCCATGATCAGCGGGGCTATCCCGTAATGACCGTCGAGGCCCAGGAATGGATGATGGACCAGCTGGTGGGGAAGATTCAGCGGAATCTCGATGATATCATTCGGACGGAGGCCTACCGGATCGAGGATGCAGACATCGTGATCGTCTCTTACGGGGTTTCGGCACGAACCGCCCTGGCGGCCGTGGATGAGGCGCGGGAACAGGGAATCAAGGCGGGCCTCCTCCGGCTGATTACGGTATGGCCTTTCCCTGAGGCCCGGATACGTGAGCTGGCCAAGCGTATCAAGGGGTTCGTAACGGTGGAACTCAACCTGGGCCAGATTCACCTGGAAGTTGAAAGATGCGCCGCCGGAAAGGTCCCGTCTTTTTTGGTGGGGCATCCGGGGGGCACCATTATTCCGCCCGAACGCGTCATAGAAGCATTGAAAGACCTTTTTTAA
- a CDS encoding ferredoxin family protein, with amino-acid sequence MEFWRVPFDSEEIQITTGIVYILEDRCKGCGYCIEFCPRHVLEFSTRFNAKGYHPPAVKKPDECVNCHFCEIICPEFAIYSVEAPMDPSAPKEREAV; translated from the coding sequence ATGGAATTCTGGCGGGTTCCGTTCGATTCGGAAGAGATTCAGATTACCACGGGTATTGTGTATATCCTGGAAGATCGATGCAAGGGATGTGGTTACTGCATCGAATTCTGCCCACGGCATGTCCTTGAATTTTCAACCCGGTTTAACGCCAAGGGCTATCATCCTCCGGCCGTCAAGAAGCCGGATGAGTGCGTGAACTGCCATTTCTGCGAGATCATCTGCCCGGAGTTTGCCATCTATTCGGTTGAAGCCCCCATGGATCCGTCCGCCCCGAAAGAAAGGGAGGCAGTATGA